CGGAGGGACCAACCTGGACCACTGGAGGTGCAGGTGGGACACCGCTGAGCTAACATCCAGCTGCGGCTTTGGACAAGCAACTGCCCCGCCTGGCTTGGGCTCCTCAGGCCTCAGGGAGCTCACCACCACCAGCCCAGCTCTAAGCACTGGGCGTTGTGCTGGTGGCAGGGTTGCCTAAGCGGGTCCACCCACCAGGTGCGCCACCCCACACGGCGATGTGCTGGCTGCTGGTGCCCTGAGAGGCCCTGCACCACGTGGCAGTGACCAGGGCCACTCACGGCAATGAGACAGCTAGCACCTATCTGGCCTGGCACTGGCTGCGGGTCCCAGGGGAGGTGCAGAGACTCAGCCTCTCCACCATGCCTGTGCTGCTGGCCAACCCGGTGGCCTCAGCCGCCTGCTGCCGCTACGTGGGCCATGACCTCAGTCATGCCTTCACCGGGTCCTTCCTCAGGTGAGCATCCTGCCCTGCTGCTACAGCTCCTGCTGGGGAGCTGCACAAGGCTTTGGGAAATTGCTTGTAGGGACTCTTTAAAGCCTGGGATGAAGACTACTCCCCCAGAGAGAGCCCTGGAGGGCTGCCAAGTGCAGGGCTGCCAAGGGCCCCCACCTGCTAAGCTGGTCCAGTCCCTCCACCCGGCAGGAGGCACCCTTCTGCCTGTGATGCCCATTCCTCCCTTTTCAGTTTAGAGAAATTCAGAttgatgtcacctcctccaggaagcccttccGGATCCCAGGCTGAGACGGGGCCTCTTCTGGGTTCCCCAGACCCCAGGCTTGCCTCAGATCAGCTCCCCACAGGCTGCGTTTACACAACCACTGTTTATACCTTCCTTCAGTGGATACTGGCCGAGCCCCATCTCTGAGCCCCATCTCAGGCCAGCTCAGGTGAGAGAATGGGGAATAGGACTGAAGCACTGTCCTCAGCTTACTAAGGACAGAGaaaggacagagacagagaaaggactcAGCGAACACAAACCAGGAGGCTAAATGCAGGGGTGGGGGCTACACGAAGCATCTAACTTGGTCAagggcagtcagggaaggcttccggAAGGAGGCGGGATCTCAGCCAAGCCCCAAAGGGTGAGTATAAGTTAACcaggtggagaggagaggagtttcagggaagggcccagcaGGTACGAGGCCTGAAGGCGAGACCAGCACAGTGCTTGGAGGTGTGGCCGGCTGAGAGCTGATGAGgcgggtgggcagggccaggccgaGGGTTTGGGGCCGTGCAAGGAGGCAGGCATCCACATGAGCCCCTGAGCTGCTCTGTCCCTCCTGCAGGGTCTCAGGGGCTTCAGTCCTGTCGGGCAGCACAAGGCTGCCCTCCCCCGCACCACTCACACACTCTGACCCTCTGATCACTGACGGAGACTGTCAGGGGCTGACACTACGTTTTCGCCCCTGAAATGCCAGGGCCAACGCGGATGACCCACACGAGGTGTCAAGGGCCAGAGACCTGAACCAGCTGCTGGGGCCCAAGACCTCGGGCCGGCCTTCTACTTATCCCAGACCTCCACAACACCACGGCCTCACATGGAAGGCACCTACAACGTTTATGCCATGCACCTGTGCCACCACCTACAGGTGGCCCTAGCCTCCCAGAGTACAcagcaggggaggggggaaggggacagAGGCCCTGCCCGGCCACCTCTTCTGGGCTTCAGTCCCCGGGGCCTGCGGTACTCCGGGCCCTGtggtccctctctcccctccccacaggagggcagagggaggcgAGAGCTCCCTCCAGGCTCTCCCCGCTCACCGCACTCCCACCTCATCTTCCACTCCCGAGTAGCCTGGGGCCCTGACCCGCCCTTTCCAACCCCCGGCTTCAGAGCCCTGAGCTCCCGGCCGGGTCATACGGCACCAGCGGCGGGGAGAGGAGAGTTAGAGCGAGCACACCGCGAACAAGAACGTAAAGGGTAGGTGGCGACCTCAGAAGTGGGCGGGCCCTGGAAGGGCGGGGCCAGACGATGGGCGGGGTCGGGGCCTGAGGTCTGGAGCGCCCCGTCTCTCGGGCGTCGCCTGACCCCTCCCTTCTCGGTCCTCAGCCCTGGAGCTGCGCCCCGGCCCCAAGGGTGCTGCGGGCCAACCTTTTCACCAGGATGAGGGTCCTGGTGGCCGCAGCTGTAGACTTCATCGAGCTGTTCAAGAGACCCCCGGGGTCTTGCtgggaaactaaggcccagagaggagagggCGTGGCCCCGGGACCAAGGAGCCAGGCTCCCCACTGCCCACTCTGccctgggcctggagggagggacGGGCTCATAGACCCAGCCTCCTGCACAGGCATGGAGATGGAAGCATATGGAACCGTGAGCAGCGTGGCCTTCCCGCGCACCGAGGCCGGGGACCTGGCCGGCACCGTGCATCCTCAGCTGCGG
This region of Mesoplodon densirostris isolate mMesDen1 chromosome 7, mMesDen1 primary haplotype, whole genome shotgun sequence genomic DNA includes:
- the ACY3 gene encoding LOW QUALITY PROTEIN: N-acyl-aromatic-L-amino acid amidohydrolase (carboxylate-forming) (The sequence of the model RefSeq protein was modified relative to this genomic sequence to represent the inferred CDS: inserted 1 base in 1 codon; substituted 1 base at 1 genomic stop codon), with translation MCWLLVPXEALHHVAVTRATHGNETASTYLAWHWLRVPGEVQRLSLSTMPVLLANPVASAACCRYVGHDLSHAFTGSFLNARANADDPHEVSRARDLNQLLGPKTSGRPSTYPRPPQHHGLTWKEGRGRRELPPGSPRSPHSHLIFHSRPWSCAPAPRVLRANLFTRMRVLVAAAVDFIELFKRPPGDGLIDPASCTGMEMEAYGTVSSVAFPRTEAGDLAGTVHPQLRDRDFEPLRPGAPIFQXFSGEDVLYEGESPMDPVFINELAYYEEGIAFLQTERLTFSVPALPTLASPRQGITLWPLYTPAAWLIHLPAGTAATLTSAMEQRDEKV